The genomic DNA GTGTTCGAGGATCCCTATGTCTACCGTCACAGCCGGCATGAGCAGCCGTGAAATTGTCGATCTCTCACGGCGCCACACGCTGTTCGAGTGGTCCGCGCAAAGCCAGGTGGATCCGATCCCGGTCGCCGGCGCCAAGGGCGTGTATTTCTGGACGCCTGAAGGCAAGCGCTTCCTCGACTTCAACAGCCAGCTGATGTGCGTGAACATCGGCTACGGCGACGAGCGCGTGGTCCGCGCCATCCAGCGGCAGGCGGAGACGCTCGCGTACGCGAACCCGTTCATGGCGACCGAGGTGCGCGCGCGGCTCGGTGCGAAGCTCGCGACGATCACGCCCGGGGACATCGACACGTTCTTCTTCACCAACGGCGGCGCCGAGGCCAACGAGAACGCGATCAAGCTCGCGCGGTTCTTCACGGGCCGCCACAAGATCCTCGCGCGCTACCGCTCGTACCACGGCGCGACGGCCGGCAGCATCTCGCTGACGGGCGACCCGCGGCGGTGGCCCGCCGAGCCCGGGATCCCGGGGGTCGTGCACGTCCTCGATCCGTACCACGGCATCCAGCGCGGGTGGGAGGACGCCGCCTCGTCGCTCGCGATGCTCGAGGAGATCATCCAGCTCGAAGGCCCGCAGACGATCGCGGCCTTCATCCTCGAGCCGGTCACCGGCACCAACGGCATCCTCGTGCCCCCGGAGGGGTACCTGCAGGGCATCCGCGCGCTGTGCGATCGTCACGGCATCCTCATGATTGCCGACGAGGTGATGTCCGGCTTCGGGCGGACCGGCGAGTGGTTTGCCGTCGATCACTGGAAGGTCGTGCCCGATCTGATGACGATGGCCAAAGGGCTGACGAGCGCCTACGTGCCGCTCGGCGCGGTGGGCATGCGGCAGCACATCGCGCAGCACTTCCGCGACCGCGTGTACTACGGCGGGCTCACCTACAACAGCCACCCGCTCGGGTGCGCGGCGGCGATCGCCACGCTCGACGTCTACGAGGAAGATCGCCTCATCGAGAACGCGCGACGGATGGGGCGCGTGATGAGCGGCCTGCTCGCGGATCTGGAGGCCCGCCACCCGTCGGTGGGCGCCGTGCGCTCGATCGGCCTCTTCGGGATCGTCGAGCTGGTGCGCAGCCGCAAGACCCGCGAACCGATGGCACCCTTCAACGGGACCTCGCCCGAGATGAAGGCGCTCGGGCACGAGTTGCGCGAGAACGGCCTGTACACGTTCGTGCGCTGGAACACGTTCTTCACCAACCCGCCTCTGTCGATCACCGAGGCGGAGCTGCGAGAGGGTTTTGCGATCATCGACCGCGCGCTGGCGACGACGGATAGAGCGGTTGCGTAGCGCGAGCCTGTCAGGCTCGCGCGGACGGACCCGAAAGGTCCGTCCACACGTATGAGGGGAACAGAGATGGCTCCAGGGACCGTATCGACTCCCGTCAGCACCGTGCCGTTCTGGATCAACGGCGCGCCCGCCGGTTCACGCGGCACCCGGCGGGGCGAGGTGACCAATCCGTCGACAGGAGCGGTCATCCGGACCGTGCCGTACGGTGACGCGCAGGACGTGGATCGCGCCGTCGCCGCCGCGGCGGCCGCCTTTCCCGCGTGGAGCGCGCTTCCGCCGGTGCGGCGCGCGCGGATCCTCGCGCGGTTCCTGGAGCTGCTCAACGCCCGCAAGAGCGAGCTGGCCGCGCTCGTCAGCGAAGAACACGGCAAGGTGTTGCTGGACGCGGCGGGATCGGTGCAGCGCGGCATCGAGGTCGTGGAGTTCATCTGCGGCGCGCCACACCTGCTCAAGGGAGAGTTCGCGCCGTCGGTCGGGCGCGACGT from Acidobacteriota bacterium includes the following:
- a CDS encoding aminotransferase class III-fold pyridoxal phosphate-dependent enzyme, producing MSTVTAGMSSREIVDLSRRHTLFEWSAQSQVDPIPVAGAKGVYFWTPEGKRFLDFNSQLMCVNIGYGDERVVRAIQRQAETLAYANPFMATEVRARLGAKLATITPGDIDTFFFTNGGAEANENAIKLARFFTGRHKILARYRSYHGATAGSISLTGDPRRWPAEPGIPGVVHVLDPYHGIQRGWEDAASSLAMLEEIIQLEGPQTIAAFILEPVTGTNGILVPPEGYLQGIRALCDRHGILMIADEVMSGFGRTGEWFAVDHWKVVPDLMTMAKGLTSAYVPLGAVGMRQHIAQHFRDRVYYGGLTYNSHPLGCAAAIATLDVYEEDRLIENARRMGRVMSGLLADLEARHPSVGAVRSIGLFGIVELVRSRKTREPMAPFNGTSPEMKALGHELRENGLYTFVRWNTFFTNPPLSITEAELREGFAIIDRALATTDRAVA